A stretch of the Limnochordia bacterium genome encodes the following:
- a CDS encoding integrase core domain-containing protein, giving the protein AILEDECYSQNEFQTFLDAYTEVSKYMSYYNERRRHGSLNYQSPRQYHQAFMSNSIRRTAIVA; this is encoded by the coding sequence TGCAATCTTGGAAGATGAATGCTACAGCCAAAACGAGTTTCAGACCTTCTTGGATGCTTATACTGAGGTAAGCAAGTATATGAGCTACTACAATGAACGACGTAGACATGGTAGCCTAAACTATCAAAGCCCTCGACAGTATCACCAAGCATTCATGAGCAATTCTATAAGAAGGACAGCCATTGTAGCA